The region GCAAGCCCTCGCGCTTACTCTTGTCGAAGGATACGCCGTTTATTGGTCGCGTTCGCGTCAACGGCTATGGCGGAAGGGAGAAGAATCTGGGCATACGCAGCGGGTGCTCCAAATACGCCTAGATTGTGATAAAGACGCAATTTTAATTAAGGTGGAACAAATTGGCGGGATCACCTGCCATACTGGACGACGGAGCTGTTTTTTTCATCAGCTAGAAGATGATCATTGGGTTGTTTCCGATGCGGTATTGAAAGATCCGCGAGTTATTTATAAATAGTAGCAAAAAAGCCATTTCAATAATAATTGAACGAATTTATTTGTAGAAATGTCAAGGAACAGTTGAGCGGAGATTTTGATAATGAATTCAGAAACTTCTGATGTTTTGAACAGTCTAGCTAAAATTCTGGAAGAACGTAAAACTGCTGATCCGGCCAATTCTTATGTGGCTGGACTTTATACCAAGGGATTAGATGCAATTCTAAAAAAAATTGGCGAGGAGGCTGCGGAAACAATTATTGCCGCTAAGGGCGACGACCAGCATGCTTTACTCCATGAGATTGCCGATTTATGGTTTCATACCCTGATTCTTCTTTCACACCAGGGATTAGGTCCAATGGACGTACTCACTGAGCTGACACGTCGTTTTGGTCTTTCTGGGGTAGCTGAAAAGGCCGCCCGCAACCAAGCGGGCGATTGATGTCCGCACGGACTTCCATCATCACCCTTTAATCGTGACAATTTGAAAAGTTTTTTATGGCATCTTGAGCCGCACGAGCGCGTGGACCAATAAAATAATCGCGGATGAGGGGATGCTCCAGCGAAGAGAGCGTTGCCATCGATGCTTGGGCCAGCACTCGTCGCTCTCCCAGAACCGCCACCTGATCCGTCACTCGCCACAGGGTATCCAAGTCGTGAGTAACAATAACCACGGTCAACCCCAGCAACTCCCTCAGCTGCAACACCAAACCATCCAGGGCCGCAGCTCCTTGCGGGTCCAGCCCTGCGGTTGGTTCGTCCAAAAATAGTAGGTCAGGATCCAGTGCCAGGGCGCGAGCAATGGCGGCGCGTTTGATCATCCCCCCCGAAAGCTGACTTGGATATTTGGCCCCTGCTTCCAACGGCAAACCAACTAAGACGATTTTTAGGGTTGCTAATTCAGCCATTAATGAAGTGGAAAGGTGGGTGTGCTCACGTAACGGAACCATCACATTTTCCGCCACTGTGAGGCCACCGAACAACGCACCATGCTGAAACATCATCCCGAAACGGCGACGCAGGTTGCGTGCCGCGTGTTCCCCGAGCGACCAAATTTCTTCGTCGAACACCCGCACCGAACCTCGCGTGGGACGCTGTAACAGGATAATTTCTCGCAATAGAGTAGATTTTCCGGTCCCGCTGCCGCCCACAATGGCGAATATATCTCCCCGTGCCACGGTGAGATCCAGATCTTCGTGGATAATCTGATCTCCGAACCGGGTGTGAAGTCCTCGAATTGAGATCGCCACCTTACCGCCGCTTCTATGATTCAATTTTGAATTCAACATAGCATACTTGTATAGCTGCTGAAGTCACGCACTAAAATGTATAAATTAGATGCTGTAAAAATTCAATCGGATTAATTCAAAATGAATATACCATTTCCCAAAATTCTCGTAGTCGACGATAACTCAAAAAATCTGATCGCCATGCGACGCCTGCTCCAGTCCCTTCAAGTAGAAGTCCTTGAAGCGGGTTCAGGAGAAATTGCCTTGAGGCTCGTACTTGAAAATGAACTGGCGGTCATTCTCATGGACGTGGACATGCCGGAAATGAATGGCTATGAAGTTGCGGAAATGCTCAAAAGTTTTCAGGAAACCCGTGACATTCCGATTATTTTCATTACTGCGGCCTTTAAGGATCATCCCCACCGACTACGCGCCTATGAATCGGGTGCCGTGGATTATCTGGAAAAACCCGTTGATGACACTATTTTAATCTCTAAAGTTTCAGTCTTTCTTGATCTATATCGGATACGCTGCGCTCAAGCAGCAACCTTGGATCTGTTGCGGCAAAACGAGGCCAAATTTAGGGCTATGGTCGATTACGTGGGCGTTGGCATGGTACGGGCCGATATTGTGAATGGCGTCATGCTGGAGGTCAATCAATGTTTTGCAACCATGCTGGGTTATAACTCTCCTGATGATTTATGCGGGCGCACAATTACTGAAATTTCTCATTCAGAAGATCTGAATATCAGCAAAAAAATGATCGAGAAACTGATCAATCACGAGATGCCTTCCTTTACGCTCGAAAAACGTTATCTGCGTAAAGACAACGAAATAATCTGGGGGCGTGTGACCGCTTCACTGATCCCGAGAACAAAAACGCAACCTGAATATTTAGTTGCGGCTATTGAGGACATCACCAAACAGAAAAAATCCGAGGAGCAGCTACGTAAATTTACTCTGGTGGTCGAGCAAAACCCAGCTTCTATTGTTATCACCAAACTCAATGGCGATATTGAATATATTAATCCGCGATTCACCACGGTGACCGGTTATTCTTTAGATGAAATGATTGGAAAAAATGTACGCATTCTCAGTACCGGACATACCAAGCAGGATGAATACCGAAATCTTTGGAATACCATCTCCTCCGGTAAAGAATGGCAGGGTGAATTCTTAAATCGCAATAAACTGGGAGAGCTTTATTGGGAAAGGGCGTTAATTTCTCCTATCTTCGATTCCCAGGGAAATATAACTAATTTTTTAGGAATAAAAGAGGACATCACCGATTTTAAGGAAGCAGAGGAATCTTTACGCAGAAATGAACTGCGCTTTAGAACCGTGGCTGATTTTACTTATGCCTGGGAATACTGGATAGGTCCCAATCAAGAAATGCTGTATACTTCACCTTCCTGCGAGCGAATCACTGGTTATTCACGAGAAGAATTTGAACAGAATCCCAGCCTGCTGGTCAGCATCGTAATTGACGAAGATCGCCAGATTTTAGAATCACATCTGTTCAAAAATCATCATTACCATGAATACAAGGAGTCATTAGTATTTCGGATTATGCGTAAGGATGGAGAAATTCGCTGGATTTCCCATGATTGTCAATCCGTTTATCATCAGGACGGTAGCTACCTGGGACAACAAGCAAGCAACCGGGATGTTACGGAAAATCGATTAGCCGAAGAAAAGCTCGCCAAGGCTTATCATGATCTTCATACCAGAGAAGAGCAACTTAAAGCCATCTTGGATAATGCCGACGCGGTTATTTTCCTCAAGGATATCGAAGGACATTATTTACTAATTAATCGTCATTATGAAAAATTATTTCATATTCTGAACGCCGATATTATCGGAAAAACAGATTTTGATATTTTCCCCCGCGAGGTTGCCGAAAAGTTCATCGCTAATGATCAAGTAGTGCTCAAGACTCTGTGCCCGCAAAAAGTTGAGGAGCATGTTCCGCATGATAATGAAGTTCATATGTACATTGCGGTTAAATTTCCCCTGATCGACGAGAAAGGAAAACCCTATGGTATTTGCGGAATCGCCACCGATATCACCGAACGCAAAAAAATGGAAGAATCTCTACGTCAGGCAAAGGAAACTGCCGAGTCAGCAAATCACGCCAAAAGTTATTTTCTCGCCAATATGAGTCATGAGGTTCGTACTCCAATGAATGGAATCATTGGTCTCACTCAATTAGCCCTAGAGCAGCCACTATCAATAAAAATACGTGATTATCTTGAAAAAATATTGCGCACCTCGGACAGTTTGTTAAAAATTCTTAACGATATCCTTGATTACTCAAAAATTGAAGCAGGAATGATGACACTTGAGAATCGTTGCTTCAATCTTGATGATTTACTAAATAATCTACGTCATTTATTCTTGCCGCGCGCGGATGCAAAATCGTTATCATTTACGTTTACCATTGCCCCTGATGTGCCGCGTTTACTGATTGGCGATGAATTACGCCTACAACAGGTTCTCGCTAATTTAATTGGCAACGCGATAAAATTTACCGATCAAGGTAGTGTAACTCTGGCAGTCATTCTCGGGAGTCGGGATTGGGATACGGCCCGGATCACCTTCAGGGTCGCGGATACTGGCATTGGCATGAACGATGAAGTCATTGCTCATTTATTTCAGCCGTTCACTCAGGCAGACACTTCCATTACCAGGCGTTTTGGCGGCACGGGCCTGGGGCTTGCAATTAGCCGTAATCTGCTGCGAGTGATGGGGAGTGATTTCGTGCTGAAAAGCCAACCGGGGCTGGGATCGGTATTTAGCTTCGATCTTGTCTTGAGTGTAATCAGCAAAACATCATGCAATGATTCCGCTCAACAGCCGGAATCTAATTTACACACTACCGCTAAATTAAAAAAAGATAAGCACATCGAAGGTTTGGTGGGCGCACGAATATTGGTGGTGGAAGATAATCCGGTTAATCAACAGGTAATCAGTGAGCTGCTACAAAAAGCAGGCATTCGGCTTGATATTGCCAATAATGGACAGGAAGCCTTATCCATCGCGAGGCAATTTTCTTTTGACGCTATTTTAATGGACGTGCAAATGCCGGTTATGGATGGTATAGAAGCCACGCGCTGCTTGCGTCAGGATAAACGTTTCACCTCCCTGCCGATTATTGCCCTGACTGC is a window of Gammaproteobacteria bacterium DNA encoding:
- the hisI gene encoding Phosphoribosyl-AMP cyclohydrolase, whose amino-acid sequence is MSNHDKTFDASWLDEINWTRDGLVPVIVQDVASSEVLMFAWMNQQALALTLVEGYAVYWSRSRQRLWRKGEESGHTQRVLQIRLDCDKDAILIKVEQIGGITCHTGRRSCFFHQLEDDHWVVSDAVLKDPRVIYK
- the hisE gene encoding Phosphoribosyl-ATP pyrophosphatase, which gives rise to MNSETSDVLNSLAKILEERKTADPANSYVAGLYTKGLDAILKKIGEEAAETIIAAKGDDQHALLHEIADLWFHTLILLSHQGLGPMDVLTELTRRFGLSGVAEKAARNQAGD
- a CDS encoding phospholipid/cholesterol/gamma-HCH transport system ATP-binding protein, giving the protein MLNSKLNHRSGGKVAISIRGLHTRFGDQIIHEDLDLTVARGDIFAIVGGSGTGKSTLLREIILLQRPTRGSVRVFDEEIWSLGEHAARNLRRRFGMMFQHGALFGGLTVAENVMVPLREHTHLSTSLMAELATLKIVLVGLPLEAGAKYPSQLSGGMIKRAAIARALALDPDLLFLDEPTAGLDPQGAAALDGLVLQLRELLGLTVVIVTHDLDTLWRVTDQVAVLGERRVLAQASMATLSSLEHPLIRDYFIGPRARAAQDAIKNFSNCHD
- a CDS encoding two-component system, sensor histidine kinase and response regulator, producing the protein MNIPFPKILVVDDNSKNLIAMRRLLQSLQVEVLEAGSGEIALRLVLENELAVILMDVDMPEMNGYEVAEMLKSFQETRDIPIIFITAAFKDHPHRLRAYESGAVDYLEKPVDDTILISKVSVFLDLYRIRCAQAATLDLLRQNEAKFRAMVDYVGVGMVRADIVNGVMLEVNQCFATMLGYNSPDDLCGRTITEISHSEDLNISKKMIEKLINHEMPSFTLEKRYLRKDNEIIWGRVTASLIPRTKTQPEYLVAAIEDITKQKKSEEQLRKFTLVVEQNPASIVITKLNGDIEYINPRFTTVTGYSLDEMIGKNVRILSTGHTKQDEYRNLWNTISSGKEWQGEFLNRNKLGELYWERALISPIFDSQGNITNFLGIKEDITDFKEAEESLRRNELRFRTVADFTYAWEYWIGPNQEMLYTSPSCERITGYSREEFEQNPSLLVSIVIDEDRQILESHLFKNHHYHEYKESLVFRIMRKDGEIRWISHDCQSVYHQDGSYLGQQASNRDVTENRLAEEKLAKAYHDLHTREEQLKAILDNADAVIFLKDIEGHYLLINRHYEKLFHILNADIIGKTDFDIFPREVAEKFIANDQVVLKTLCPQKVEEHVPHDNEVHMYIAVKFPLIDEKGKPYGICGIATDITERKKMEESLRQAKETAESANHAKSYFLANMSHEVRTPMNGIIGLTQLALEQPLSIKIRDYLEKILRTSDSLLKILNDILDYSKIEAGMMTLENRCFNLDDLLNNLRHLFLPRADAKSLSFTFTIAPDVPRLLIGDELRLQQVLANLIGNAIKFTDQGSVTLAVILGSRDWDTARITFRVADTGIGMNDEVIAHLFQPFTQADTSITRRFGGTGLGLAISRNLLRVMGSDFVLKSQPGLGSVFSFDLVLSVISKTSCNDSAQQPESNLHTTAKLKKDKHIEGLVGARILVVEDNPVNQQVISELLQKAGIRLDIANNGQEALSIARQFSFDAILMDVQMPVMDGIEATRCLRQDKRFTSLPIIALTAGVTPDERERALSCGMSGFLTKPIAVTELFDTLAYHIAPNRNQDSIVSEPELKNARNQGLVGARVLVAEDNPINQQIISELLKEIGIQVHIANNGQEALSIAEQFSFDAVLMDMQMPVMDGVEATRRLRQDERFSALPIIALTAGVTPTERQRALSCRMDGFLTKPIEIDPLLDTLARYIAPRSDKNPTVNEKIPSNDSFQLPGFNFDNLISVLSIETIIDLLSEFRENAQATMEEIENQLTMEQILDAERQTHRLKGMSGTMGAIDLYAAAEKLDAELKKGGHTTDSLVALRTAYQSTMNSLETLFAQNKSDLSIHGRNQEIAAVGTQIKDLLEKRYLVSDALIDKLKDLIPRERINIFNQFKYLIDEFSYDQALIILKQIIENQG